Proteins from one Gloeomargarita sp. SRBZ-1_bins_9 genomic window:
- a CDS encoding DUF1815 family protein: protein MFLRLANQHRELVRDLVMNLQALATVLERQGRLASCYTCGPAMDSASFMVSLGEGHLIRFLVSDYGITWTEMRDDRELMKLEGAEAIAQLQELANLVRQPVNSTPAQI from the coding sequence GTGTTTTTACGGCTAGCGAACCAGCACCGGGAGTTGGTACGAGACTTGGTCATGAACCTCCAGGCGCTGGCCACGGTTTTGGAACGGCAGGGGCGCTTGGCATCCTGTTATACCTGTGGCCCGGCCATGGATAGTGCGTCGTTCATGGTGAGTTTAGGGGAAGGTCACCTGATCCGGTTCCTGGTCTCTGACTACGGGATTACCTGGACGGAGATGCGGGATGACCGGGAGTTGATGAAATTGGAAGGGGCAGAAGCCATTGCCCAACTCCAGGAACTGGCTAACCTGGTGCGCCAACCCGTCAACTCCACACCCGCCCAAATCTAG